DNA sequence from the Candidatus Angelobacter sp. genome:
GAGACGGACGCGGCGGTGTTGATCGGTTCGCGCACGGCGGGACAGGCGCAAGTGTTCAAAGAATTCGATCTGTCGAATGGGCAACGATTGCGCATCGCCACCGGACAGGTCAAAACCGGCAAGGGCAAAATGGTGCCCGCAACCGGTGTCGTGCCCGATATCGAAGTGCGCATAAGCGCTGAAGATGAGCGGGCCTACTTTGCCGACCCGTTCAAGATCCTGCCGCGGCCGGCGGCGCGTCTGCGGGCGACCGACAATGTTGCGCGGACCGGTTCCACGAACCAGATACCGCGCCGGCGGCTCAATGAAGCCGAACTCGTCCGGCTGCAACGCGAGGGTTCCAGCCCGGACGAGCAGGACACGATCGTGTCCGCGGGCGGCGTGGACCAGGATTCGTCGATCTCCGTGGTACGCGACCCGGCGCTGGCGCGGGCCCTTGATCTGCTGAAGGGCATTGCAATCGTCGAGAGAACGCACACCCGCTGATTTCGCCGTTGACTTTTGCCCCGCACGACCCAAGTTGGAATAATTGTCGCGAGCATGAAAACCATTCTCTTCGTCTGCACCGGAAATGTTTGTCGCAGCCCGATGGCGGAGGGACTTTTCCGGCACGCTGTCAAAGGCCGCGGGGATTTTCGCGCGTTTTCCGCGGGCGTCGGAGCGATCGAAGGGCAGCCGCCCAGCGGGTACGCGGTGCAGGCGTTGCAGGAGCTGGCCATTGACATTTCGGCGCACCGCAGCCGCATGCTGACGGCAGACGTGGTTAACCAGGCCGATTACATTTTTGGCATGACGCACGGGCACGTTGACGCGATCAATCTGCTTTATCCGCAAGCGACCGAGAAAACATTTTTACTCCGCGAGTTTGATGAAACACTGGATATTTTTGAGAAGGACATTCCGGATCCGATTGGCGGCTCGTACGAGATTTATCTCGATTCTCGTGACCAGATCGAGCAGGGCATCGCGTCCATGCTGAAATTCATCGACCAGACGTCCGGCGGCGGTCCCGCAGGTGTGGCGCCCAACAAAAGTGTCACCGTCGCGCTTGGCGCGGACCATGCCGGCTACGAATTGAAGGAATCGCTCAAACAGCACCTCGAACAGCGCGGCCTGAAGGTTTCGGACTTCGGGGCCGATTCGACGGCGTCGGTCGATTATCCTGATTTCGCCCAAGCGGTGGCGCGGCACGTGGCGGAACAAACAAATGAGCTTGGCCTGCTCGTTTGCGCCACCGGCGTCGGCATGAGCATCGCCGCCAACAAGGTGCCGGGGGTCCGCGCGGCGCTCGTGTTCGACGAGAAAATGGCGGCGCTTGCCCGGCAGCACAATGACGCGAACGTGCTTTGTTTGGGCGGCAGATTCGTGGGCGCGGAACAGGCGAAGAAAATCGTGGACGCTTTTCTCGATGCCCGTTTTGAAGGCGGCCGTCACGCGCGGCGTCTGGGTAAGGTCGAGCGCATCGAGGCCGCGGGTGCGCTGCGGTTGGAAACGGTTGACCCGGAGATCGCCGAGGCGGTGCGTTCCGAGGGCCAGCGCCAGCAGGAAAACATCGAACTGATCGCGAGCGAAAACTTCACGAGCCCGGCGGTGATGGAAGCGCAGGGCTCGGTGCTCACGAACAAGTACGCCGAGGGTTATCCGCGCAAACGCTGGTACGGCGGATGTGAAAATGTGGATACCGCCGAGCAACTGGCGATTGACCGGGCGAAAAAATTGTTTGGCGCGGAGCACGCCAACGTGCAACCGCACTGCGGCAGCAGCGCGAACATGGCGGTCTATTTCGCGTTTCTGAAGCCCGGCGATAAAATGCTGACGATGGACTTGAGCCACGGCGGCCACTTGACGCACGGCAACAAGGCGAATTTTTCTGGAAAGTTTTTTGAGATCATCCACTACGGTGTGCGGAAGGAGGACGAACGGATCGATTATGACCAGCTTGCGAGGATGGCGCGGGAGCACCGCCCGAGGATGATCACCGTCGGCGCCAGCGCCTACCCACGCGCCATTGATTTCAAACGGATGGGTGAAATCGCGCGCGAAGCCGGCGCATTACTGCTGGCGGACATCGCGCACATCGCGGGACTGGTCGCGGCGGGGTTGCACCCGAGTCCCATGGAACATGCCGATTTCGTGACCACGACGACGCACAAGACACTGCGCGGGCCGCGAGGAGGGTTGATCCTGTGCCGGGAAAAACATGCGAAGGAGGTGGATTCGATGATTTTCCCCGGTATTCAAGGCGGACCCTTGATGCACGTGATCGCGGCGAAAGCGGTTTGTTTTCACGAGGCGCTGCAGCCGGCATTCAGGGAATACCAGCAGCAGATCGTGAGGAACGCAAAGGCGCTCGCCGACGGAATGAAGCGGAATGGTTTCCGGCTGGTCAGTGGCGGCACCGAAAATCACCTCATGCTGGTGGATGTCGGCTCGCGCGGCCTGACCGGCAAGGAATGTCAGACGGTGCTCGATGAGGCGGGCATCACGGTGAACAAAAACACAATTCCGTTTGAAACCCGCTCGCCGTTCCAGGCCAGCGGCATTCGCCTCGGCACACCGGCGGTAACGACGCGCGGCATGAAAGAGCCGGAGATGGCGGCGATCGCCGACATGATCAGCGAAGCGCTGCTGGACATAAAAAATGTTGACGCCGCCCGGAAGGTGCGCCACCGTGTGCGCGAATTAACCGCAAGATTTCCCTTGCCGTATTGATTTTAACTGAACGACCTTCGGCAGTCCCTTTTGGAACTGCGCCAGATTGAACGGATTTTTCATGCTGGCTGACTAAGAGGAAGTGTCGGCAGTCCCTAAGCCGTGTCCGCAGGTTCGTTGATTTGTCACCTGATTTAATCCTATGCCACGAGTCGCCAGGAAAACCGCCCGTCCCCGGGGCAAACCGAGAAGAATAGAAGGATTGCCGGAGGACGTCGAATTGTCCGAGGCCGCCGAAGCGGGCGCGCCAAAATCGTCCGCGGATCTTCGACCGCCGACGGGGCCGGCTGAGTCTGGCGGGACCGGCGAGGAAACCGCCGCGGGCGGCGAGCCGAAAGGGGGAAAAACGATCAACATCAGCCAGCTGCAGGCAATGTCCATGGCCGAGTTGAACCACATGGCCAAGGACATGGGGATCGAAAACTTCGGCACGATGAAGAAGCACGAGGTGATCTTCCAGATCCTGCAGAAGAACGCGGAACGCGCCGGAATTTTGTTTGCCGAAGGCGTGCTGGAGATTCTGCCCGAAGGGTTCGGCTTTCTACGCTCGCAGAGCTTCAATTATCTGCCGTGTCCGGAAGACATCTATGTTTCGCCTTCGCAGATCCGCCGGTTCGATTTGCAGACCGGGGATGTTGTCTCCGGGCAGATCCGTCCCCCGAAGGAGAAAGAACGCTTTTTCGCGCTGCTCAAAGTCGAGGCTGTAGGCCACGAAGATCCGGACAAGGCGAAAGACAAGACGCACTTCGACAATCTCACGCCGCTTTTTCCCAACAAGCGGTTCATCCTTGAGACGTCGCAGGACGAGCTTTCCACGCGCGTGCTCGATCTGGTCTGTCCCATCGGCAAGGGGACGCGCGGACTGATCGTCGCCCCGCCGCGGACGGGCAAGACGGTCCTGTTGCAGAAGGTGGCCAACGCCATCATCAAGAACAACCCGGAGTCGTATCTTTTCATTCTGCTGATTGACGAGCGACCGGAGGAAGTGACCGACATGGAGCGGAGCTGCCGGCCGGCAGAGGTCATCAGCTCGACGTTCGACGAACCGCCCGAACGCCATGTCCAGGTCGCCGAGATGGTGATCGAAAAGGCGCGGCGCATGGTCGAGCACAAGAAGGACGTGGTCATCCTGCTGGATTCCATCACCCGTCTGGCGCGCGCCTACAACACCGTGCAGCCTCACTCCGGCAAGATTCTCTCAGGCGGCGTGGATGCCAACGCGCTGCACAAACCTAAGCGGTTTTTTGGCGCGGCCCGCAATATCGAGGAAGGCGGCTCGCTGACGATTCTCGCCACAGCCCTCGTGGACACCGGCTCGCGCATGGACGAAGTCATTTTTGAAGAGTTCAAGGGCACGGGCAACATGGAAGTTCACCTTGACCGCGCGCTCGTGGACCGGCGCATTTTCCCGTCGATCAACATCGAGCGCTCCGGGACGCGCAAGGAGGAACTGCTTTATCACCCCGATGAGTGCAGCCGGGTGGTCATCCTCCGCCGCGCACTGACCGGCGTGCCTCCGGTCGAGGCCATGGAGCTGATGCTGAACAAGCTTAAGAAGACGCAGAACAACATCATGTTTCTGCTCTCCATGGGGACGGGGACCTGATCGAAAACCCGGCCCGGATCCTCCGAAACGGCCTCTTTCTCGATTTTTTCGAAAGGCAACGGAGGATGTTCTTCCAGCAAAAGCCGGTCAGCTTTCTTTTGCCATTGCTTGTGAAATAATTGGCAAGTTAGTGTCGGCAAAGCTGGCTTCTGGTTTTGATCGTACAACCGTCAAAGAAATCCGGTCTGCGCGGCAGCGCAATCGCGCTGCTCGCGCTGGCCTTCCTTTTCGCGGGATGCCGCCGGGACGAGATTGCTGTTTACCGTGTACCCAGGGAAAAAGAGCCAGTGGTGGCGGGCGCGCCGCCGCGGATTCAGTGGAAGACGCCGCCGGGTTGGGTGGAGCAGACGCCCGGTGGCATGAGCGTC
Encoded proteins:
- the rpiB gene encoding ribose 5-phosphate isomerase B; translated protein: MKTILFVCTGNVCRSPMAEGLFRHAVKGRGDFRAFSAGVGAIEGQPPSGYAVQALQELAIDISAHRSRMLTADVVNQADYIFGMTHGHVDAINLLYPQATEKTFLLREFDETLDIFEKDIPDPIGGSYEIYLDSRDQIEQGIASMLKFIDQTSGGGPAGVAPNKSVTVALGADHAGYELKESLKQHLEQRGLKVSDFGADSTASVDYPDFAQAVARHVAEQTNELGLLVCATGVGMSIAANKVPGVRAALVFDEKMAALARQHNDANVLCLGGRFVGAEQAKKIVDAFLDARFEGGRHARRLGKVERIEAAGALRLETVDPEIAEAVRSEGQRQQENIELIASENFTSPAVMEAQGSVLTNKYAEGYPRKRWYGGCENVDTAEQLAIDRAKKLFGAEHANVQPHCGSSANMAVYFAFLKPGDKMLTMDLSHGGHLTHGNKANFSGKFFEIIHYGVRKEDERIDYDQLARMAREHRPRMITVGASAYPRAIDFKRMGEIAREAGALLLADIAHIAGLVAAGLHPSPMEHADFVTTTTHKTLRGPRGGLILCREKHAKEVDSMIFPGIQGGPLMHVIAAKAVCFHEALQPAFREYQQQIVRNAKALADGMKRNGFRLVSGGTENHLMLVDVGSRGLTGKECQTVLDEAGITVNKNTIPFETRSPFQASGIRLGTPAVTTRGMKEPEMAAIADMISEALLDIKNVDAARKVRHRVRELTARFPLPY
- the rho gene encoding transcription termination factor Rho; this encodes MPRVARKTARPRGKPRRIEGLPEDVELSEAAEAGAPKSSADLRPPTGPAESGGTGEETAAGGEPKGGKTINISQLQAMSMAELNHMAKDMGIENFGTMKKHEVIFQILQKNAERAGILFAEGVLEILPEGFGFLRSQSFNYLPCPEDIYVSPSQIRRFDLQTGDVVSGQIRPPKEKERFFALLKVEAVGHEDPDKAKDKTHFDNLTPLFPNKRFILETSQDELSTRVLDLVCPIGKGTRGLIVAPPRTGKTVLLQKVANAIIKNNPESYLFILLIDERPEEVTDMERSCRPAEVISSTFDEPPERHVQVAEMVIEKARRMVEHKKDVVILLDSITRLARAYNTVQPHSGKILSGGVDANALHKPKRFFGAARNIEEGGSLTILATALVDTGSRMDEVIFEEFKGTGNMEVHLDRALVDRRIFPSINIERSGTRKEELLYHPDECSRVVILRRALTGVPPVEAMELMLNKLKKTQNNIMFLLSMGTGT